The DNA window ATAGGAATCGAAGAAAACGGTTTGGCTTAAGATTTAACCTGATCGCGGGGATACACAATTTGGAGTTGCCGTAAGGAATTTCGAAAGAAGTCTATTATTATTTTAGTCCATGGGATCAAAAAGATCATCATAACTCTGAAAATATCCTCGAGCAAGTTTTAAAAAAAATGGTTGGAGAGATCCGACAAAATAGTGGTCGGAAAGAGCTCAAGCATTAAGTATACGGATACAGCTGAAAATAGAGGATACGATGCGGGAAAAAAGATCTCAGGCATAAAACGCACATAGCCCCGTAGACACTCAAGATAGAAAAGGGGCTCTAGAAGCATGTTCATTGAACAAGAGTTTTTTGTCAGGGGTAAAAAATGTTTTAGCCGATGGAAGATATTCTGGAAAACTATTTTCAAATAGTATTCAAGAAATATTGGGGTGTACAGTGGAAATAGCAAAAAGAAATGAGTTGCATACTTTTAAAGTGATTCCGAAAAGATGGGTCGTAGAACGTTCTTTCAGCTGGCTGGAAAAATGCAGAGGTTATGGAAAAACTGCGAAAGAAAGCTTAATACCAGCTTAAATCTGGTCATTCTGGACTTTGTCGTTCTTCTTTTAAAAAGATTTTAAACAGGTTCTAAGTCAAAAGAATACGTCCGTTCTAAACAGAACGTGGGGCATGACTTGATGGCTCTGAATATTTCTTTACAACGTTCATCTATTTTTTTAGCAACTAGAGGGATAAACTCTTTGTATCTGGAAGCGAAGGTTGGTTTGATGTGTTGTCTTACATAATTTTCAATCAAAAGGCTATATTGAGGTGTCACTAAACTATAATCAAGAGCAGTCATATCAGTCCCTTTTAATGTATTAAACACGCTATTATAATTTTTTCAGCTTAGCATATTTTGCGACAAGCGTTCTTTCGCGGTTATCTTTAACAAAGAAGATCTGGTAAGTAAGTCCTATAGAGCCTTGGTAAGATTTGTTGATTTTTCCTACTCCAAACTCCTTGTGGAATATTGTGTCACCTGTTTCAAGGGATTCAGGTTCTTCTACAGCAATAACAGGTTCAACCATTTTATATTCTGGTATGGGCGGCCGGTAACTGTCGGGTCGTCGGTTTAAGATTATTTTTTCAATAAAATTGGGTGGAATTTCACTTAAAAAGCGACTGGCACGCTGAGAGCGTATGGTTCCCCATAAATGGCGATTGCGTGCAAAAGTCAGGTATAAATATTCTTTGGCTCGAGTCATTCCCACGTAGCACAAGCGGCGTTCTTCTTCGAGTGCATCAAAATTTCCTCTCGAATTGGCATGGGGGAATAAATCCTCTTCCATGCCAGCTAAAAATACAGCAGTAAATTCAAGCCCTTTTCCGTTGTGAATAGTCATGAGATTGACCCGATTTTTAGAGTGATGGGTGTCATCGATGGTGGATTTAAGAGATAGCTCCTCTAAAAAGGCGGATAAGGAGGGTTCAGGTGTTGAGGTTTCCCATTCATTTGCTTTTGAAACAAGTTCCTCTAAGTTGGCTTTACGATCTTGGAAGGTTTCTGCATCTTCTTTTAGTAGACCTAAGTAGCCGCTTTCTTTAATGGCTGCTTCCACACCTTCTTGAATGGTTCCTTTTGCCGAAATTTCTTGTAAACGAGCAATTACTTGTAAATATTCTTTAAGTCCTTCCTGTTGTTTTTGATTCAATTTAAAGATAAAAGGAAGGGGCTGTTGCTCAATGAGTGCTTGGGCAAAACTTAGAATAGACATCCGATTTTTTTGAGCATGTACGCGGATTTTTTCCAGTGTGGTATCGCCAATGCCCCGTTTGGGAAGATTGATTGTTCGGGCAAAGGAGACATAATCGCTAGCTTCATTTGCGATACGTAGAAAAGCTAAAATGTCTTTGATTTCTTTTCTTTGATAGAATGAAACACCGCCGACAATTACATAAGGGATATCATTATGTAAAAAAGTATCCTCAAATACACGCGATTGGAAGTTTGTCCGATAAAAAACCACCATTTCGTTATAAGGAATACCCTGTTCGTGATAATTTTGGATTCTTTCTGCGATAAATCCCGCTTCGAACCTTTCTGTTTCAGCTGGAAATAGTTTGATTTTTTCTCCAGCACCTCGATCACTCCACAAGGATTTTTTAAGGCGATTTTGGTTATTGTCAATTAAGGCGTTAGAGGCATCCAAAATATTGCTACGGCTGCGATAGTTTTGCTCAAGATGGATCACCTGTGCGCCCGGAAAGTCTTTTTCAAAATTTAGGATATTATAAATTTTAGCTCCACGCCAAGAGTAGATCGACTGATCTGGATCCCCCACAACAAAAAGATTATGCGTTTTTTCTACAAGGTGGGTGACCATGGCATATTGCGCATCATTTGTATCTTGATATTCATCGATTAATAGAAATTGCCAACGATTTTGGTAATAGGCCAGTATCTCTGGGTATTCCCGAAAAAGGCGAACTGTTAAGTAGAGGAGATCATCAAAATCGAGTGCATTGTATTCACTCATGCGGCGTTGATAAGCAGCGTAGACTTTTTGGAAATGGAGCTCCGCATTTGATTCAGCGTCAAAATCATTAATTTGATCGGGATTTTTTAGAGCATTCTTTGCTTGAGAAATTAAGTGCTTAAAAGCTTTGGGTTCAAGTTTTTTGTCGGAAATGTGCAATTCTTCCATGCAATTTTTGATGACCTTCAAAACATCTTCTTCATCGTAAATCACAAAATTGCGGGAATAATGAGGGAAAGCATGAATAGATTCGCGTAAAATGCGTGCACCCAAGCTATGAAAAGTGCTAATTAAAACAGAATGAAAAGTGAGCTCTTTGACTCGATTTTGCATTTCGCTGGCTGCTTTGTTGGTAAAAGTCACAGCCAAAATTTGGGAAGGAGGAATGCCTTCATCAATTAAATGCGCAATTCTTTGCGTCACAACGCGTGTTTTTCCTGATCCAGCACCCGCAAGCACTAAAAAAGGACCCTCTAAAGCTTGAATAGCGCGAACTTGCTGATCATTAAGATTTTTCATAATATCCTTTTTTCCACGAAGTCGTCAAAGACTAAAAACTGAGAAACAATTTTCGCAGAAAAGGGATATTATTTAAACCTGGAATTCACGATCTCCTAAATTCCCATAACGATGATAATTTATGCTAAATGCCACTTCGCGAAGATATTTGATTAACTCTAAATATCCTTTTGCTAAAACAGGGGATACAACCAAGCTAAAGCTATTCTTTGCTAGCATTTCAAGTAAAGCAGGCGTACTTGAAGAAAGCAGTCGGATCCGTCCGTCTTGAGTTTCTGAAATTCGGTGGATAAAGTTTTCTTCCGCTTCTATTTTTAGAGTGAGCAGAGAGAAGTGTTTGATCCAATCCGCTTGGATTAACATCCCGAGTTGTTTTTGATCTCCACTGATTTCAAGAGGGGTTCCACAGATATGTGCCGCAGCCATGACAAGTAGACCATCCACATAGTCGTCTGCATCCTGAATTCTAAAAAACATTTTTGGATAGGGGGTATAATGCAGAAGATTGTCTTGTCCTAGAATTTTAGAAGGGTCATGGTCTCGGCTAAAATAGGTGGTCCATGATTGTTGATAGTCTGTGATAGCCGCCTTCCAGCGGGTCACTTGCTCCTGGGAAAATCCTGATTTTTCGAGATGCTCCACTATTTCAGCGGTGAAGGCCGGAGTTTGACCGTGGTTTTCAGGAAGGTTTTTTTGCTCTGCATGCATAAATTGTGTGAGTGTATGGGGACCGCCGGCTTTAATGCTAGGTCCAAAGCTACTTTGCTTACATCCACCAAAAGGTTGCCTTTGAACGATGGCGCCTGTAATGGTGCGGTTGATATAGCAGTTTCCTGCTTGAATATGCTGCTTCCAGTAGTCTTGCTCACGTTCGTCTAAAGAATGCAGACCCGCTGTTAACCCATAAGAAGTCCCATTGGCCAGCTCTAAAGCATGTTTGAGATTTTCTGCTCGCATGATTCCTAAAACAGGACCGAAGAGTTCGGTTGTATAAGTAAAACTTCCCTTTGTGACGCCGATTTTGATCCCAGGACTCCAAAGATGGGGATTTTCAGGATCTTGCTTGGGTGCAAGCAGCCACTCTTCCCCTTCTTCGAGCGTGGTTAATCCCTTTAAAAGATGTTCATTTGGAGGACGAATTAAAGGATTGATGCGTGTTGAGAGATTCCAGGGAGATCCAACCGGCAAACTTGCGACTGCATCGCAAAGTTGAGCTCGGAATAGTGGATCATCGTAGACTTCTGCTTCCAAAATAGCTAAGCTGCAGGCGCTGCATTTTTGTCCCGCATGCGAAAAGGCGGAATGCATGAGGTCTTTAATGGCGAGATCACGATCAGCTAAACTTGTAATGATTAAGGTGTTTTTTCCTCCCGTTTCAGCCACCAAATTCATTCCAGGTCTTAGCTTAAGTAAGTGTTTGGCCGTTGCTGTAGCGCCTGTTAAGACGATGGTGGAAACACGAGGATCTTTCACGAGCTCACTTGCAACCGGATCATCTTGGCAGGGAATAAATTGTAAAACTTGTGGATCAATTCCGGCTTCCCACAAGATCTGTGCTAGCGTATAACCCACCAATACGGCTTCAAGGGCAGGTTTAAAAAGTACACAGTTTCCAGTAACGAGAGCAGCGACAATGCCACCCGTTGGGATAGAACAAGGGAAATTCCAAGGTGGGGTAACCACTACAATCCCCTTTGGAGACCACGAGATATCTTGAAATAGTCCAAATTTCTCAGCGTTACGTCGATAATATTCAATAAAATCGATGGCTTCCGATATTTCCCCGTCCGCCTCAGCCATTGTTTTGCCCGTTTCAGCAATCATTACCCCGATCAATTTCCCTCTATTAGTGCGGAATGCTTGAGCTACTTTTGCAAGTAGAAGAGAACGATCTTGAAAGGATGTTTCTCGCCATTTTGGATAAGCTTTCAACGCAGCTTCAATCGCTTGATTCACTTGTAAAGAATTAGCTAAGGAATATGTGAATAAAGGTTTGTTAGGATTAGATGGGGCTATTCCGTGTGCTGTTAAATCGGGATTATTGGTATGTATCATTTCTCCCGCGATCATCAGAGGAACAGGCTCAAAAGAAAAATTTTTCCAATCTTTTGCAATATTTTCTGCCCATTTTGAATTTGTTGGAAGAGACCAGTCGGTATCGGCTTCGTTCA is part of the Parachlamydia acanthamoebae genome and encodes:
- a CDS encoding ATP-dependent helicase, which translates into the protein MKNLNDQQVRAIQALEGPFLVLAGAGSGKTRVVTQRIAHLIDEGIPPSQILAVTFTNKAASEMQNRVKELTFHSVLISTFHSLGARILRESIHAFPHYSRNFVIYDEEDVLKVIKNCMEELHISDKKLEPKAFKHLISQAKNALKNPDQINDFDAESNAELHFQKVYAAYQRRMSEYNALDFDDLLYLTVRLFREYPEILAYYQNRWQFLLIDEYQDTNDAQYAMVTHLVEKTHNLFVVGDPDQSIYSWRGAKIYNILNFEKDFPGAQVIHLEQNYRSRSNILDASNALIDNNQNRLKKSLWSDRGAGEKIKLFPAETERFEAGFIAERIQNYHEQGIPYNEMVVFYRTNFQSRVFEDTFLHNDIPYVIVGGVSFYQRKEIKDILAFLRIANEASDYVSFARTINLPKRGIGDTTLEKIRVHAQKNRMSILSFAQALIEQQPLPFIFKLNQKQQEGLKEYLQVIARLQEISAKGTIQEGVEAAIKESGYLGLLKEDAETFQDRKANLEELVSKANEWETSTPEPSLSAFLEELSLKSTIDDTHHSKNRVNLMTIHNGKGLEFTAVFLAGMEEDLFPHANSRGNFDALEEERRLCYVGMTRAKEYLYLTFARNRHLWGTIRSQRASRFLSEIPPNFIEKIILNRRPDSYRPPIPEYKMVEPVIAVEEPESLETGDTIFHKEFGVGKINKSYQGSIGLTYQIFFVKDNRERTLVAKYAKLKKL
- a CDS encoding bifunctional proline dehydrogenase/L-glutamate gamma-semialdehyde dehydrogenase, giving the protein MEGSRYITQSKKIIQDLKGKSLTVEERRELAIELATLIQKEARRTISNKERRILAQLARMMNDPSGKLFTIHMTDQCFRSSKVTRVADQLLYLLNKYGVPSYLSYDKQFQLHAFKWVANKIPSIAVPLTKRALRKETAAVVLPGEWSTLSKHVRKRRDEGIRINLNRLGEAILGEKEAEKRLEKYIEDLSKPEIEYISVKISTLSSQLNLIDREGTLNHLAQTLRKLYRAAQQYQYVQPTGMRTSKFVNLDMEEFRDLYLTVELFKKVLEEPEFLKYKAGIVLQSYIPDSFLLQQELTVWALRRTANGGAPIKIRIVKGANLAAEKVDASMHGWPLATYQTKLETDGNFKRMLTYAAQPEHAKSVHIGIGSHNLFDICYAIVLTAEKDIWPYMQFEMLEGMGAPLPRVVKELTNDLLLYCPVADKEHFQNAVAYLIRRLDENTSSENFLRYLFSMIPGTKHWQAQANLFSYACHTMQNVSINPKRNQNRFFPPQDPPLISPFLNEADTDWSLPTNSKWAENIAKDWKNFSFEPVPLMIAGEMIHTNNPDLTAHGIAPSNPNKPLFTYSLANSLQVNQAIEAALKAYPKWRETSFQDRSLLLAKVAQAFRTNRGKLIGVMIAETGKTMAEADGEISEAIDFIEYYRRNAEKFGLFQDISWSPKGIVVVTPPWNFPCSIPTGGIVAALVTGNCVLFKPALEAVLVGYTLAQILWEAGIDPQVLQFIPCQDDPVASELVKDPRVSTIVLTGATATAKHLLKLRPGMNLVAETGGKNTLIITSLADRDLAIKDLMHSAFSHAGQKCSACSLAILEAEVYDDPLFRAQLCDAVASLPVGSPWNLSTRINPLIRPPNEHLLKGLTTLEEGEEWLLAPKQDPENPHLWSPGIKIGVTKGSFTYTTELFGPVLGIMRAENLKHALELANGTSYGLTAGLHSLDEREQDYWKQHIQAGNCYINRTITGAIVQRQPFGGCKQSSFGPSIKAGGPHTLTQFMHAEQKNLPENHGQTPAFTAEIVEHLEKSGFSQEQVTRWKAAITDYQQSWTTYFSRDHDPSKILGQDNLLHYTPYPKMFFRIQDADDYVDGLLVMAAAHICGTPLEISGDQKQLGMLIQADWIKHFSLLTLKIEAEENFIHRISETQDGRIRLLSSSTPALLEMLAKNSFSLVVSPVLAKGYLELIKYLREVAFSINYHRYGNLGDREFQV